A window of the Serratia sarumanii genome harbors these coding sequences:
- the hrpA gene encoding ATP-dependent RNA helicase HrpA has product MKSPLEALPAQLGELMLRDQQRLRRRLQGARKIKNPDAQLAVAAEVESDIAAARQKVQARAASCPRITYPESLPVSQKKQDILNAVRDHQVVIVAGETGSGKTTQLPKICLELGRGVKGLIGHTQPRRLAARTVANRIADELETPLGGSVGYKVRFNDQVGENTLVKLMTDGILLAEIQQDRLLMQYDTLIIDEAHERSLNIDFILGYLRELLPKRPDLKVIITSATIDPQRFSRHFNNAPIIEVSGRTYPVEVRYRPVVDDGDDTDRDQLQAIFDAVDELGREGPGDILIFMSGEREIRDTADALNRLNLPHTEVLPLYARLSNSEQNRVFQSHHGRRIVLATNVAETSLTVPGIKYVIDPGTARISRYSFRTKVQRLPIEPVSQASANQRKGRCGRVSEGVCIRLYSEQDFLSRPAFTDPEILRTNLASVILQMTSLGLGDIAAFPFVEAPDKRNIQDGVRLLEELGAIATADNGHYQLTPQGRQLAQLPIDPRLARMVLEAQKSGSVREVMIITAALSIQDPRERPMDKQQASDEKHRRFADKDSDFLAFVNLWDYLQEQQKANSSSQFRRLCRNDFLNYLRVREWQDIYTQLRQVVKELGLPINSTPSDYRSVHTALLTGLLSHIGQKDADKQEYTGARNARFSIFPGSGLFKKPPKWTMVAELVETSRLWGRIAARIEPEWIEPLAQHLVKHSYSEPHWSKSQGAVMASEKVTLFGLPIVAARQVNYGSIDPLLCRELFIRHALVEGDWQTRHAFFRDNQKLRAEVEELEHKSRRRDILVDDETLFGFYDRRLPNDVVSGRHFDSWWKSAAKQQPDLLNFEKEMLIKDGANKISALDYPNFWHQGNLKLRLSYQFEPGTDADGVTVHIPLPILNQVEEQGFEWQIPGIRRELVIALIKSLPKPVRRNFVPAPNYAEAFLGRVTALELPLLDALERELRRMTGVTVSRDDWQWDQVPDHLKMTFRVVGEKNQTLREGKDLAALRLQLKEKVQETLSAVADDGLEQSNLHVWSFGQLPAFYEQKRGGYSMKAYPALVDEKDSVAIRLFDSESEQQQAMWQGTRRLLLLNIPSPIKYLHEKLPNKAKLGLYFNPYGKVLELIDDCISCGIDKLIAEHGGPVWQEEGFARLQEQIRAELNDTVVEVARQVEQILTAVFNINKRLKGRVDMSLALALSDIKTQLGGLVYRGFVTGNGWKRLPDTLRYLQAIERRLEKLAIDPHRDRAQMLRVEQVQQAWQQWLNKLPPKRQQEEEVKAVRWMIEELRVSLFAQQLGTPYPISDKRIMQTIEQLSG; this is encoded by the coding sequence GTGAAATCTCCGCTCGAGGCACTGCCGGCCCAACTGGGTGAGCTGATGCTCCGCGATCAACAACGTCTGCGTCGTCGCCTGCAGGGCGCACGAAAAATCAAAAATCCCGATGCCCAGTTGGCGGTGGCCGCCGAAGTAGAAAGCGACATCGCGGCGGCGCGTCAAAAAGTGCAGGCGCGCGCCGCGTCTTGCCCGCGCATTACCTATCCGGAAAGCCTGCCGGTCAGCCAAAAAAAGCAGGACATATTAAACGCCGTCCGCGATCACCAGGTGGTGATTGTCGCCGGGGAGACCGGCTCGGGGAAAACCACCCAGCTGCCGAAGATCTGCCTGGAACTGGGGCGCGGGGTGAAAGGGCTGATCGGCCATACCCAGCCGCGCCGCCTGGCGGCGCGCACCGTCGCCAACCGCATCGCCGACGAGCTGGAAACCCCGCTCGGCGGCAGCGTCGGCTACAAGGTGCGCTTCAACGATCAGGTAGGAGAAAATACCCTGGTCAAGCTGATGACCGACGGTATCTTGCTGGCGGAAATTCAGCAGGACCGCCTGCTGATGCAGTACGACACGCTGATCATCGATGAAGCGCACGAGCGCAGCCTCAACATCGACTTTATTCTCGGCTACCTGCGCGAACTGCTGCCGAAGCGCCCGGATCTCAAGGTGATCATCACCTCGGCGACCATCGATCCGCAGCGCTTCTCGCGCCATTTCAACAATGCGCCAATCATCGAGGTTTCCGGCCGCACCTACCCGGTGGAGGTGCGCTACCGCCCGGTGGTCGACGACGGCGACGATACCGATCGCGACCAGCTGCAGGCGATTTTCGATGCGGTGGACGAGCTTGGCCGCGAAGGGCCGGGCGACATTCTGATCTTCATGAGCGGCGAGCGCGAGATCCGCGATACCGCCGACGCCCTGAACCGCCTCAATCTGCCGCACACCGAGGTGCTGCCGCTGTATGCACGCCTGTCGAACAGCGAGCAGAACCGGGTGTTCCAGTCGCACCACGGCCGCCGCATCGTGCTGGCCACCAACGTGGCGGAAACCTCGCTGACGGTGCCGGGCATCAAGTACGTCATCGATCCGGGCACCGCGCGCATCAGCCGCTACAGCTTCCGCACCAAGGTGCAGCGCCTGCCGATCGAACCGGTGTCGCAGGCTTCTGCCAACCAGCGTAAAGGGCGCTGCGGCCGCGTATCGGAAGGGGTGTGCATCCGCCTGTACTCCGAGCAGGATTTCCTGTCGCGGCCGGCGTTTACCGATCCGGAAATTCTGCGCACCAACCTGGCTTCGGTCATTCTGCAGATGACCTCGCTGGGGCTGGGCGACATTGCCGCGTTTCCGTTCGTCGAGGCGCCGGACAAGCGCAACATTCAGGATGGCGTGCGCCTGCTGGAAGAGCTGGGGGCGATCGCCACCGCCGACAACGGCCACTATCAGCTGACGCCGCAGGGCCGCCAGCTGGCGCAGTTGCCGATCGACCCGCGTCTGGCGCGCATGGTGCTGGAAGCGCAGAAGAGCGGCAGCGTGCGCGAGGTGATGATCATCACCGCCGCGCTGTCGATTCAGGATCCGCGTGAGCGCCCGATGGACAAGCAGCAGGCCTCGGATGAAAAACACCGCCGCTTCGCCGACAAGGACTCGGACTTCCTGGCGTTCGTCAACCTGTGGGATTATCTGCAGGAGCAGCAAAAAGCGAACTCCTCCAGCCAGTTCCGCCGGCTATGCCGCAACGATTTCCTCAACTACCTGCGGGTGCGCGAGTGGCAGGATATCTACACCCAGCTGCGCCAGGTGGTGAAAGAGCTGGGGCTGCCGATCAACAGCACGCCTTCCGACTACCGCAGCGTGCACACCGCGCTGCTGACCGGCCTGCTGTCGCACATTGGTCAGAAGGATGCGGACAAGCAGGAATACACCGGCGCACGCAACGCCCGCTTCTCCATCTTCCCCGGCTCCGGCCTGTTCAAGAAGCCGCCGAAGTGGACCATGGTGGCCGAACTGGTGGAAACCAGCCGCCTGTGGGGGCGTATCGCTGCGCGCATCGAACCGGAATGGATCGAACCGCTGGCTCAGCACCTGGTGAAACACAGCTACAGCGAACCGCACTGGTCGAAGTCGCAGGGGGCGGTGATGGCCAGCGAAAAGGTCACGCTGTTCGGCCTGCCGATCGTCGCGGCGCGCCAGGTCAATTACGGCTCCATTGATCCGCTGCTGTGCCGTGAGCTGTTTATTCGCCATGCGCTGGTGGAGGGCGACTGGCAGACGCGCCACGCCTTCTTCCGCGACAACCAAAAGCTGCGCGCCGAAGTGGAGGAGCTGGAGCATAAATCACGCCGCCGCGACATCCTGGTGGATGACGAAACGCTGTTCGGCTTCTACGATCGCCGTCTCCCCAACGACGTGGTTTCCGGCCGTCATTTCGACAGTTGGTGGAAGAGCGCGGCCAAACAGCAGCCGGATCTGCTGAACTTCGAAAAAGAGATGCTGATCAAGGACGGCGCCAATAAGATCAGCGCGCTCGATTACCCGAACTTTTGGCATCAGGGCAACCTCAAGCTGCGGCTGAGCTACCAGTTTGAACCGGGCACCGACGCCGACGGCGTGACGGTGCACATTCCGCTGCCGATCCTCAACCAGGTGGAGGAGCAGGGCTTCGAATGGCAGATCCCCGGCATCCGCCGCGAGCTGGTGATTGCGCTGATCAAATCGTTGCCGAAACCGGTGCGCCGCAACTTCGTGCCGGCGCCGAACTACGCCGAGGCGTTCCTTGGCCGCGTCACTGCGCTGGAATTGCCGCTGCTGGACGCGCTGGAGCGCGAGCTGCGGCGCATGACTGGCGTGACCGTGTCACGTGATGACTGGCAGTGGGATCAGGTACCCGATCACCTGAAGATGACCTTCCGCGTGGTGGGCGAGAAAAATCAGACGCTGCGCGAAGGCAAAGACCTGGCCGCGTTGCGCCTGCAGCTGAAAGAGAAGGTGCAGGAGACGCTGTCGGCGGTGGCCGACGATGGGCTTGAGCAGAGCAATCTGCATGTCTGGAGCTTTGGCCAACTGCCGGCGTTTTACGAGCAGAAGCGCGGCGGCTATTCGATGAAGGCTTACCCGGCGTTGGTGGATGAAAAGGACAGCGTGGCGATCCGCCTGTTCGACAGCGAAAGCGAGCAGCAACAGGCGATGTGGCAGGGCACGCGCCGCCTGCTGTTGCTGAATATTCCTTCGCCGATCAAATACCTGCATGAAAAGCTGCCGAACAAGGCCAAGCTGGGGCTCTACTTCAACCCGTACGGCAAGGTGCTTGAGCTGATTGACGATTGCATTTCGTGCGGTATCGACAAGCTGATCGCCGAACACGGCGGCCCGGTCTGGCAAGAGGAAGGCTTTGCGCGCCTGCAGGAGCAGATCCGCGCCGAGCTGAACGACACGGTCGTCGAGGTGGCCAGGCAGGTTGAGCAGATCCTGACGGCGGTCTTCAACATCAACAAACGGCTGAAAGGCCGGGTGGACATGTCCTTGGCGCTGGCGTTGTCGGACATCAAAACCCAGCTTGGCGGCCTGGTTTACCGCGGTTTCGTCACCGGCAACGGCTGGAAACGCCTGCCGGACACGCTGCGCTACCTGCAGGCGATCGAACGCCGATTGGAAAAACTGGCCATCGATCCGCATCGCGATCGCGCGCAGATGCTGCGGGTTGAGCAGGTGCAGCAGGCGTGGCAGCAGTGGCTGAACAAGCTGCCGCCAAAGCGGCAGCAGGAGGAAGAGGTGAAAGCGGTGCGCTGGATGATCGAAGAGCTGCGCGTCAGCCTGTTCGCGCAGCAGCTGGGCACGCCGTACCCGATCTCCGACAAGCGCATTATGCAAACTATCGAGCAGCTTTCGGGCTAA
- the azoR gene encoding FMN-dependent NADH-azoreductase, whose translation MSNVLVLKSSILATYSQSNQLADFFVEQWSNAHSGDTITVRDLAAQPIPVLDGELVGALRPSDAPLTPRQQEALALSDELIAELQANDVIVIAAPMYNFNIPTQLKNYFDLVARAGVTFRYTENGPEGLVKNKRAVILTSRGGIHKGTPTDLVEPYLRLFLGFIGITDVEFVFAEGIAYGPEVATKAQEDAKAALSQVVSA comes from the coding sequence ATGAGCAACGTATTGGTTCTGAAATCAAGCATCCTGGCGACCTACTCTCAGTCTAACCAACTGGCCGATTTCTTCGTAGAGCAATGGAGCAACGCCCACAGCGGCGACACCATCACCGTGCGCGATCTGGCCGCACAGCCCATCCCGGTGCTGGACGGTGAACTGGTCGGCGCGCTGCGTCCTTCCGATGCTCCGTTGACCCCGCGTCAACAAGAAGCGCTGGCCCTGTCGGACGAGCTGATCGCCGAGCTGCAGGCCAATGACGTCATCGTGATTGCCGCGCCGATGTACAACTTCAACATCCCGACCCAGCTGAAAAACTATTTCGACCTGGTTGCCCGCGCCGGCGTGACCTTCCGTTACACCGAAAACGGTCCGGAAGGCCTGGTGAAAAACAAACGCGCGGTGATCCTGACCAGCCGCGGCGGCATTCATAAAGGCACCCCAACCGACCTGGTGGAACCTTACCTGCGTCTGTTCCTGGGCTTCATCGGCATTACCGACGTGGAGTTCGTCTTCGCGGAAGGCATCGCCTACGGCCCGGAAGTGGCGACCAAAGCACAGGAAGACGCCAAGGCGGCCCTGTCTCAGGTGGTGTCTGCCTAA
- a CDS encoding YdbL family protein, whose product MKKRYLWLAGAAWFFSGVAMALTLDEAKQQGRVGETLSGYIAPVKQDAETLALVKRINAGRAEKYQEVADGNHIAVDEVARMAGQKLVTRAQSGEYVRGINGQWLKK is encoded by the coding sequence ATGAAAAAACGTTATTTGTGGCTGGCCGGCGCCGCCTGGTTTTTCAGCGGCGTGGCGATGGCGTTGACGCTGGATGAGGCGAAGCAGCAAGGGCGGGTGGGCGAAACCCTGAGCGGCTATATCGCCCCGGTGAAGCAGGACGCGGAAACGCTGGCGCTGGTGAAGCGCATCAACGCCGGCCGCGCCGAGAAGTATCAGGAAGTGGCGGACGGCAACCATATCGCCGTCGACGAAGTGGCGCGCATGGCCGGGCAGAAGCTGGTGACGCGGGCGCAGAGCGGCGAGTATGTGCGCGGCATCAACGGCCAGTGGCTGAAGAAATAA
- a CDS encoding YnbE family lipoprotein: MKIMSVSTLAAVLCVSLLSGCVPRIEVATPKDPITINMNVKIEHEIHIKVDKDVENLLKTQSGLF; the protein is encoded by the coding sequence ATGAAAATCATGAGTGTGTCGACGCTGGCAGCGGTGCTGTGCGTTTCGCTGCTGAGCGGCTGCGTGCCGCGCATCGAGGTGGCGACGCCGAAGGATCCGATCACCATCAATATGAACGTCAAGATCGAGCATGAAATTCATATCAAGGTGGATAAGGACGTCGAAAACCTGCTGAAAACCCAAAGCGGTCTGTTCTAG
- a CDS encoding YdbH family protein: MTRRLKVFIGTVAGCAILVLALWQTLPRWLPGVLSHWLPAGSRLELQGKLHWRQGGLALAGARFTAQDCLLANVGPTRLAYRQGRWQLSSDKVSVDSACLSKLPGGDANSAPLALDQLQQQLPPLDLTINDLTLVPWQRYAGKLQLSSGPDGQRLHYQGPNLSAEAQLDEKQQLTLQSLTVVPPNSAQPLRLAGKITIPLDLASLPTQGALQGEMQTAYLEKPVLLDMRWQQRQGVLTVSEKGDDRPLAVLPWEVAPQRVSIRQGEWRWPYSGQPLNGGLSVALHDWSKGWDETEISARLNVITAGHNGKGNAVLTLGPGKVGLTDSDLRFQLTGQANLADFSATASIPGVIGGSILNPTLVLQPGALLRLWGKVTPEMTLEEARLPLAGVKVTAAGITGRLQAILNASDSYWGRFKLHLDGQAQDFWPDKGDWQWRYWGNGRLPPLQAAWDVAGSGRWQDSELVLDKLSTGFDKLKYGLVTVAAPRLSLNRPLRWRRDEQSPQFNGELQLAADKVSFSDGGHLPAPVLALQVNGLSPDSFQLQGKLQAQQIGPIALRGRWDGERLRGEAWWPKQSLKVFQPLLAPDLNLTLRDGEFYAQSAFSAAREQGFEAGGHWVVKNGGMWLKDGEMSGLDFILSYRFKQHQWLLGAKQPVSLRIKSFSNLFEMQNISADLQGTYPYSEGQPLTLSNVGVDMLNGHISLSALRLPQHDAAVLKLDKVDLSALFTALKPKQFAMSGRVDGELPLFLNHPKWLVQNGWIANAGTLTLRLDKDMADAIGSNNLATGAAIDWLRYMEINRSHARVDLDNLGELTLSARIDGINPQKNAKREVILNYRHQENVFQLWRSLRFGDNLQEWLEQALSQPGEQQ, from the coding sequence ATGACCAGGCGATTAAAAGTATTCATAGGGACGGTGGCGGGCTGCGCAATTCTGGTGCTGGCGTTGTGGCAAACTTTGCCGCGCTGGCTGCCGGGCGTGTTATCGCATTGGTTGCCGGCGGGAAGCCGCCTGGAGTTGCAGGGCAAATTGCACTGGCGCCAGGGCGGCCTGGCGCTGGCGGGGGCGCGTTTCACCGCGCAAGATTGCCTGCTGGCCAACGTCGGGCCGACGCGGTTGGCTTATCGCCAGGGCCGCTGGCAGCTGTCGAGCGATAAGGTCAGCGTCGATAGCGCCTGTTTGTCAAAACTGCCGGGCGGCGATGCCAACAGCGCGCCGCTGGCGCTCGATCAGCTGCAGCAACAGCTGCCGCCGCTGGACCTCACCATTAATGACCTGACGCTGGTTCCCTGGCAGCGTTATGCCGGCAAGCTGCAGCTTTCCTCCGGCCCTGACGGGCAACGCCTGCATTATCAGGGGCCGAATCTCAGCGCCGAGGCGCAGCTGGATGAAAAACAGCAGCTGACGTTGCAGAGCCTGACCGTCGTCCCGCCCAACAGCGCGCAACCGCTGCGTCTCGCCGGCAAGATAACCATTCCGCTGGATCTGGCCAGCCTGCCGACGCAGGGCGCGCTGCAGGGGGAAATGCAGACCGCCTATCTGGAAAAACCGGTATTGCTGGACATGCGCTGGCAACAGCGGCAGGGCGTGTTGACGGTAAGCGAAAAAGGCGACGATCGGCCGCTGGCGGTGCTGCCGTGGGAAGTCGCGCCGCAGCGGGTCAGCATCAGGCAGGGCGAGTGGCGTTGGCCGTACAGCGGGCAGCCGTTGAACGGCGGCCTGAGCGTTGCGCTGCACGACTGGAGCAAAGGGTGGGATGAAACGGAGATCAGCGCGCGGCTGAACGTGATCACCGCCGGCCACAACGGCAAGGGCAATGCGGTGCTCACCCTCGGGCCGGGCAAGGTAGGGTTGACCGACAGCGATCTGCGCTTCCAATTGACCGGTCAGGCCAATCTGGCCGACTTCTCCGCCACCGCGTCGATTCCGGGCGTGATCGGCGGCAGCATTCTCAACCCGACGCTGGTGCTGCAGCCAGGGGCGCTGTTGCGCCTGTGGGGCAAGGTGACGCCGGAAATGACGCTGGAAGAGGCGCGTTTGCCGCTGGCGGGCGTGAAGGTGACCGCCGCCGGTATCACCGGCCGCCTGCAGGCGATTCTGAACGCCAGCGACAGCTATTGGGGGCGCTTCAAGCTGCACCTGGACGGCCAGGCGCAGGATTTCTGGCCGGACAAGGGCGACTGGCAGTGGCGTTACTGGGGCAACGGCCGGTTGCCGCCGCTGCAGGCCGCCTGGGACGTCGCCGGCAGCGGGCGCTGGCAGGACAGCGAGCTGGTGCTCGACAAGCTCTCCACCGGTTTCGATAAATTGAAGTATGGTTTGGTGACGGTCGCCGCGCCGCGCCTGAGCCTCAACCGGCCGCTGCGCTGGCGGCGTGATGAACAAAGCCCGCAGTTCAACGGCGAGCTGCAACTGGCGGCGGATAAGGTCAGCTTCAGCGACGGCGGCCATCTGCCGGCGCCGGTGCTGGCGTTGCAGGTGAACGGCCTTTCGCCGGACAGTTTCCAGCTGCAGGGCAAACTGCAGGCGCAGCAGATCGGGCCGATCGCGCTGCGCGGCCGTTGGGACGGCGAACGCCTGCGCGGTGAAGCCTGGTGGCCGAAACAGTCGCTGAAGGTCTTCCAGCCGCTGCTCGCGCCGGATCTCAATCTCACGCTGCGCGACGGCGAGTTTTATGCGCAGTCGGCGTTTTCCGCCGCCCGCGAGCAGGGCTTCGAGGCCGGCGGCCACTGGGTGGTGAAAAACGGCGGCATGTGGCTGAAAGACGGCGAAATGAGCGGCCTGGACTTTATCCTATCGTACCGGTTCAAGCAGCATCAGTGGCTGCTGGGGGCCAAACAGCCGGTGTCGCTGCGCATCAAGTCTTTCAGCAACCTGTTCGAGATGCAGAACATTTCCGCCGATCTGCAGGGCACCTATCCTTATAGCGAAGGGCAGCCGCTGACGTTGAGCAACGTCGGCGTGGACATGCTCAACGGGCATATCAGCCTGTCGGCGCTGCGGTTGCCGCAGCATGACGCCGCGGTGCTGAAGCTGGACAAGGTCGATCTCAGCGCGCTGTTTACCGCCCTGAAGCCGAAGCAGTTCGCCATGTCCGGCCGCGTCGACGGTGAGCTGCCGCTGTTCCTGAACCACCCGAAATGGCTGGTGCAAAACGGCTGGATCGCCAACGCCGGCACCCTGACGCTGCGGCTGGACAAAGACATGGCCGACGCCATCGGCAGCAACAACCTGGCGACCGGCGCGGCGATCGACTGGCTGCGCTACATGGAAATCAACCGTTCGCACGCCCGGGTCGATCTCGACAACCTGGGCGAACTGACGCTGAGCGCGCGTATCGACGGCATCAACCCGCAGAAGAACGCCAAGCGCGAGGTGATCCTGAACTATCGGCATCAGGAAAACGTGTTTCAGCTGTGGCGCAGTTTGCGCTTCGGCGACAATTTACAGGAGTGGCTGGAGCAGGCCCTCTCACAACCTGGGGAGCAACAATGA
- a CDS encoding LysR family transcriptional regulator, which translates to MFKRAQLATFCMVVESESLTAAAERLFCVPSNVTKKLKELEMACGVTLFERERNRLSLTPEGRALYHKAKRFLAVEERARAQFEQDPVQGELRLGALDIALSHHLPQKLAHYRAQNRRVQLSVVQGYSLDLEFQLQKGALDVVFSDGPIEHPQMQSRRAFQERLVFIGGACRPALLAKSDLYVYSRQCHYRHLVDAWLQKQQVIPAALLEVECYDVIFACVTAGLGYAFVPESLARQRKVAYIECGNEMRSDIYAIWRKASDSRILHDFIDAVIRH; encoded by the coding sequence ATGTTTAAACGTGCCCAGTTAGCCACCTTTTGCATGGTGGTGGAGTCGGAGAGTCTCACGGCCGCGGCGGAGCGGCTGTTTTGCGTGCCCTCTAACGTGACCAAGAAATTAAAAGAGCTGGAAATGGCGTGCGGCGTCACGCTGTTCGAGCGTGAGCGCAATCGGCTGTCGCTCACGCCGGAAGGCCGGGCGCTTTACCATAAAGCCAAGCGTTTTTTGGCGGTCGAGGAGCGGGCGCGAGCGCAGTTTGAACAGGATCCGGTGCAGGGCGAACTGAGGCTTGGCGCGCTGGATATCGCGTTGAGTCATCATTTGCCGCAAAAGTTGGCCCATTACCGTGCGCAGAATCGCCGCGTTCAGCTGAGTGTGGTGCAGGGTTATTCGCTGGATCTGGAGTTTCAGCTGCAAAAAGGGGCGCTGGACGTGGTGTTTTCAGATGGGCCGATCGAACATCCGCAGATGCAGAGCCGGCGTGCTTTCCAGGAGCGTTTGGTCTTCATTGGCGGGGCATGTCGGCCGGCGTTGTTGGCAAAAAGCGATCTCTATGTTTATTCGCGGCAATGCCACTATCGCCATCTGGTGGACGCCTGGCTGCAGAAGCAGCAAGTCATCCCCGCCGCGCTGCTGGAGGTGGAATGCTACGACGTGATATTTGCCTGCGTAACAGCGGGATTAGGCTATGCGTTTGTGCCCGAAAGCCTGGCGCGGCAGCGAAAGGTTGCATACATAGAATGCGGGAATGAAATGCGCAGCGATATTTATGCTATCTGGCGTAAAGCGAGCGACAGCCGCATATTGCACGATTTTATTGACGCCGTGATTCGGCATTAA
- a CDS encoding putative quinol monooxygenase — MITLNVFFQVNPAKRQAFLRLLNTMVQESNKETGCSFYQLWQCQSDENSYALIENWDDKAALSAHQKTPHWIAFNDVVNSYLTHDYDEHHYTEIAR; from the coding sequence ATGATTACGCTCAACGTCTTTTTTCAGGTCAATCCGGCCAAGCGGCAAGCGTTTCTGCGCCTGCTCAACACCATGGTGCAGGAATCCAATAAAGAAACCGGCTGCTCTTTTTACCAGCTTTGGCAATGCCAGAGCGATGAGAACAGCTACGCGCTGATCGAAAACTGGGACGATAAGGCGGCGCTTTCAGCACACCAGAAAACGCCTCATTGGATCGCCTTTAACGATGTCGTTAACAGTTATTTGACCCATGATTACGATGAGCATCATTACACGGAAATCGCTCGTTAA
- a CDS encoding 2-hydroxyacid dehydrogenase has translation MKLAIYSTKQYDRKYLELVNQQFGYELEFFDFLLSKKTAKTAAGCKAVCIFVNDDGSREVLEELAALGVEILALRCAGFNNVDLDAAKELGIKVVRVPAYSPEAVAEHAVGMMMCLNRRIHRAYQRTRDANFSLEGLIGFNMHNRTAGVIGTGKIGVATMRILKGFGMKLLAYDPFPSEQALELGAEYVDLKTLYAQSDVITLHCPLTPENHHLLNADAFAMMKNGVMVINTSRGALIDSTAAIDALKQQKIGALGMDVYENERDLFFEDKSNDVIQDDVFRRLSACHNVLFTGHQAFLTEEALTSISQTTLQNISQLDRGEACPNQLNA, from the coding sequence ATGAAATTGGCGATATACAGTACCAAACAGTATGACCGTAAATATCTCGAACTGGTGAATCAGCAGTTTGGCTATGAGCTGGAATTCTTCGACTTTTTACTCAGCAAAAAAACCGCCAAAACGGCCGCCGGTTGCAAGGCGGTGTGTATCTTCGTCAACGACGACGGCAGCCGTGAAGTGCTCGAAGAACTGGCGGCGCTGGGCGTCGAAATTCTCGCCCTGCGCTGCGCCGGTTTCAATAATGTCGATCTGGACGCCGCCAAAGAACTGGGCATCAAGGTGGTGCGCGTGCCGGCCTACTCACCGGAAGCCGTGGCGGAACACGCGGTAGGCATGATGATGTGCCTGAACCGCCGTATTCATCGCGCCTATCAACGCACCCGCGACGCCAATTTCTCGCTGGAAGGGCTGATCGGCTTTAACATGCACAACCGCACTGCCGGCGTGATCGGCACCGGTAAAATCGGCGTGGCGACGATGCGCATTCTGAAAGGCTTCGGCATGAAGCTGCTGGCTTACGACCCGTTCCCGAGCGAACAGGCGCTGGAACTGGGCGCGGAGTATGTCGACCTGAAAACGCTGTACGCGCAGTCCGACGTGATCACCCTGCACTGCCCGCTGACGCCGGAAAACCACCATCTGCTGAATGCCGACGCCTTTGCGATGATGAAAAACGGCGTGATGGTGATCAACACCAGCCGCGGCGCGCTGATCGACTCCACCGCCGCCATCGACGCGCTGAAGCAGCAGAAAATCGGCGCGCTGGGAATGGACGTTTACGAGAACGAACGCGATCTGTTCTTTGAAGACAAGTCTAACGACGTGATTCAGGACGACGTGTTCCGCCGCCTCTCGGCCTGCCACAACGTGCTGTTTACCGGCCATCAGGCCTTCCTGACCGAAGAGGCGCTGACCAGCATTTCGCAAACCACGCTGCAGAACATCAGCCAGTTGGATCGCGGCGAAGCCTGCCCGAACCAGTTGAACGCCTGA
- the hslJ gene encoding heat shock protein HslJ: MRKTTVAALAALALAGCSMKPHTAVTPGDLLHHNFVLQSVDGETAKPPAGGGLLNLEFGENLHVSGAMCNRFFGQGQLRDGVLTVKPLATTRRLCPDEQRNRWDRVIGTVLENGAEVTLNAQQLTLNGSGHTLIYTLRDWVY, from the coding sequence ATGAGAAAAACCACGGTAGCCGCCCTTGCGGCGCTGGCTTTAGCGGGGTGCAGCATGAAACCACATACGGCCGTCACGCCGGGCGATCTGCTGCATCACAACTTCGTGTTGCAGAGCGTGGATGGCGAAACGGCGAAGCCACCGGCGGGCGGCGGCCTGCTCAATCTGGAGTTCGGCGAGAACCTGCATGTCTCCGGCGCGATGTGCAACCGCTTCTTCGGCCAGGGGCAATTACGCGACGGCGTGCTGACGGTGAAACCGCTGGCCACGACGCGCAGGCTGTGCCCTGATGAACAGCGCAACCGCTGGGATCGAGTGATCGGCACCGTGCTGGAAAACGGCGCCGAAGTGACGCTAAACGCCCAGCAGCTGACGCTCAACGGCAGCGGCCACACGCTTATCTACACCCTGCGCGATTGGGTGTATTGA
- a CDS encoding DUF333 domain-containing protein, translating into MTTSKWLLASAVLLLAACSSNNEEPVQQGNSARINTLQTSAGCAAVGGVTTIAHNLNGEALRMCQMPNGKQCEERTLGLGSCAG; encoded by the coding sequence ATGACAACATCAAAATGGCTGCTTGCCAGCGCCGTGCTGCTTTTAGCCGCCTGCAGCAGCAATAACGAAGAGCCAGTACAGCAGGGCAACAGTGCCAGAATCAATACGTTGCAGACCAGCGCCGGTTGCGCGGCGGTCGGCGGCGTCACCACCATCGCGCACAACCTGAACGGTGAAGCGCTGCGCATGTGCCAGATGCCGAACGGCAAGCAGTGCGAAGAACGCACGCTGGGCCTGGGCAGCTGCGCCGGGTAA